The Amblyomma americanum isolate KBUSLIRL-KWMA chromosome 3, ASM5285725v1, whole genome shotgun sequence genome window below encodes:
- the LOC144122857 gene encoding uncharacterized protein LOC144122857: MDLMKLLRSDLLSLCDELGVDVEEKMKKSHICTLLLETANEETVSDTWELLKRKKEETERKREENERQRLAAEREERELRRLQLANDQKKLECESSRGMTPERVSQAESFPMDRLMQPYKIGEDLGYYLVNFERTCEKRSYAKETWPQKLLMVLPCEAATIVARLDAKDADDYEKVKASLLRKYRLSAEEFRQRFRGASKRSSESYAEFAFSLKANLTEWLKGAEAYDTKDKVVECVGLEQFYNSIPEAVKLWVQDRENVSTVEKAAELADEYATRRKLSSESSESEKKAFGLRKRFIPKNRSQFRNRDTVEGTKQAPEKTEDRAKQAGAQKALTKEFEARKPFRCFNCQETGHIAARCTKTRLAFSYANDSDENLELLRPYIHELQVNGKLCRVLRDSGATMDIVHPSYVKEEDFTGEVAWIRQVLENQSVCLPMARVVISGPFGELVTEAAVSSAVSLQYPYLFSNKSNQLLCDRGQKLAEGTVKALTRSKSRELASKLRYSQESEATGEREGIPEIAEQSKEKAVRAHEQQQEPVTEGSPIDASLQEACSPDSMLLPTCLCMDRLLRVDRDSLITEQERDPSLSKLHFIAKEGIARRNVTLHHKGGLLYRHYRDKKGKTLDQLVVPEKYRSDLLGLCHGNSWSGHLGVNKTKERLLGEYYWPGCFRDAERYVQSCDACQRTGKPGERWKAPLKLVPLISEPFRRLVIDTVGPLPRTKSGYKYVLTMICPATKFPEAVPLKELSSAEIVDGLLSVFARIGFPAEIQADQGTVFTSALTTTFLQRCGVVVTSQELVT; the protein is encoded by the exons atggatctaatgaagttgctaaggtcagatttgctgtcattgtgtgatgagttgggtgtagatgtagaggagaagatgaaaaagtcacacatttgcacattgctcttggaaaccgctaATGAAGAAACAGTtagcgatacgtgggaactcctcaaa cgaaagaaagaggaaactgagcgaaagagagaggaaaatgagcgccaacggctagcggccgagcgagaggaacgggagctcagaaggttacagCTTGCGAATGACCAAAAGAAACTGGAATGTGAGAGTTCGAGAGGCATGACTCCAGAGAGAGTGAGTCAGGCCGAATCGTTTCCTATGGACAGATTGATGCAGCCGTATAAGATTGGCGAGGATCTTGGTTATTACCTCGTGAATTTCGAGAGGACGTGTGAGAAACGGAGTTACGCTAAGGAGACCTGGCCACAAAAGCTACTAATGGTGTTACCCTGTGAGGCGGCCACTATAGTCGCGAGGCTTGACGCGAAAGATgccgatgactacgagaaggttaAAGCGAGTTTGCTAAGAAAGTACCGACTTTCGGCAGAAGAATTCCGACAGCGGTTCAGAGGTGCCAGCAAGAGAAGCAGCGAGAGCTATGCAGAATTCGCATTCAGTTTGAAAGCGAACCTTACAGAGTGGTTGAAGGGCGCGGAGGCATATGACACCAAAGATAAGGTTGTCGAATGTGTAGGCCTCGAGCAGTTCTATAACAGTATCCCTGAGGCCGTTAAGTTATGGGTGCAAGACAGAGAAAATGTGAGCACAGTGGAGAAAGCTGCAGAACTAGCGGACGAATATGCAACACGGAGAAAGCTGAGTTCCGAGTCAAGCGAGTCTGAAAAGAAAGCGTTCGGTTTAAGGAAGCGTTTCATTCCCAAAAATCGATCGCAATTTAGGAATCGCGACACAGTTGAGGGCACTAAACAGGCCCCAGAAAAAACTGAGGATCGTGCCAAGCAGGCCGGAGCTCAGAAAGCATTGACgaaggagttcgaggccaggaagCCGTTCCGTTGTTTCAACTGTCAGGAAACTGGACATATTGCAGCAAGGTGTACGAAGACGCGATTAGCTTTCTCATATGCCAACGACAGTGATGAGAATTTGGAACTTCTGCGTCCATATATTCACGAACTGCAAGTAAATGGAAAATTGTGCAGGGTCCTTCGGGACAGCGGGGCAACAATGGACATTGTTCATCCCTCATATGTCAAGGAGGAAGACTTTACTGGGGAAGTAGCATGGATAAGACAGGTACTAGAAAATCAGAGTGTGTGCCTGCCTATGGCAAGGGTGGTGATTTCCGGCCCGTTCGGCGAGCTAGTGACAGAAGCCGCCGTCTCGTCGGCTGTTTCATTGCAGTACCCGTATCTATTCTCCAATAAGTCAAATCAGCTGCTTTGCGATCGAGGTCAGAAGCTGGCTGAGGGGACAGTGAAAGCCCTGACTAGGTCCAAATCACGCGAGCTTGCTTCCAAGCTTAGGTACAGCCAGGAATCAGAGGCAACTGGTGAGAGGGAGGGAATTCCCGAGATTGCGgaacaaagcaaagaaaaggcagttcgagcacatgaacagcagcaggaacctgTTACCGAAGGTAGCCCCATCGATGCCAGCCTACAAGAAGCGTGCAGTCCAGACTCCATGTTATTGCCCACCTGCCTGTGCATGGATCGCTTGTTGCGCGTTGACAGAGACTCCTTAATCACAGAACAGGAAAGAGACCCTAGCTTGTCAAAGTTACACTTCATAGCCAAGGAGGGTATTGCTAGGCGTAACGTGACATTGCACCACAAAGGCGGATTGCTGTATCGCCATTACAGGGACAAAAAGGGGAAGAcgcttgatcagctggtcgtgcctgaaaagtaccgctctgaccttttaggcctctgtcacggaaacagttggtcagggcacttaggtgtaaacaaaacgaaggaaaggctgcttggggaatactactggccgggatgtttccgagatgctgaacgctacgtgcagtcatgcgacgcgtgtcagcgcaccggaaaaccaggagaaagaTGGAAGGCCCCGCTAAAGCTGGTGCCGCTTATCTCGGAGCCTTTTCGACGTCTGGTCATTGACACCGTCGGGCCACTACCCAGAACTAAGTCAGGCTATAAGTACGTACTCACTATGATATGCCCTGCTACCAAGTTCCCGGAGGCGGTGCCGCTAAAGGAGCTTAGCTCGGCAGAGATAGTGGACGGTCTCCTGTCCGTTTTCGCTCGAATTGGCTTTCCGGCAGAAATTCAGGCTGATCAGGGGACAGTTTTCACGAGCGCACTCACAACCACGTTCTTACAGAGGTGTGGG gttgtggtgacgtcacaagagCTGGTGACCTAG